In Sardina pilchardus chromosome 10, fSarPil1.1, whole genome shotgun sequence, one genomic interval encodes:
- the ifitm5 gene encoding interferon-induced transmembrane protein 5, which translates to MDATYYSSDCTPLTSCKSARKPAGSTAVNMGHAPKRPPKDYLLWSLCNTLYVNFCCLGFMALIYSIKARDQKTLGDLRAAQECSDKAKWYNILASGWNLLLPLLLLGLVVLLLVHLGTSEGSFDFFGEDGFQTFMNLFSFNS; encoded by the exons ATGGACGCCACTTACTACTCCTCCGACTGCACCCCGCTGACCAGCTGCAAGTCCGCCCGCAAGCCGGCAGGCTCCACGGCGGTGAACATGGGTCATGCTCCGAAGAGGCCCCCTAAGGACTACTTGCTCTGGTCTCTGTGCAACACCCTGTATGTCAACTTCTGCTGCCTGGGCTTCATGGCACTCATCTACTCCATCAAG GCCCGGGACCAGAAGACCCTGGGAGACCTGCGGGCCGCACAGGAGTGCTCAGACAAGGCCAAGTGGTACAACATCCTGGCCTCGGGCTGGAACCTGCTGctgcccctgctcctcctgGGCCTGGTGGTGCTTCTGCTGGTGCACCTGGGCACCTCTGAGGGCTCCTTTGACTTCTTCGGAGAGGACGGCTTCCAGACCTTCATGAACCTCTTCAGCTTCAACTCGTGA
- the cat gene encoding catalase: protein MAGNREKATDQMKTFKQNRGTQRPEVLTTGAGVPIGDKLNGMTAGPRGPLLVQDVVFTDEMAHFDRERIPERVVHAKGAGAFGYFEVTHDISRYCKAKVFEHVGKTTPIAIRFSTVAGESGSADTVRDPRGFAVKFYTDEGNWDLTGNNTPIFFIRDALLFPSFIHSQKRNPQTHLKDPDMVWDFWSLRPESLHQVSFLFSDRGLPDGFRHMNGYGSHTFKMVNAEGYPVYCKFHFKVDQGIKNLDPAVADKLAATDPDYAIRDLYNAIANGNFPSWTFYIQVMTFEQAEKFPFNPFDLTKVWSHKDYPLIPVGKMVLNRNPVNYFAEVEQLAFDPSNMPPGIEPSPDKMLQGRLFSYPDTHRHRLGANYLQLPVNCPFRARVANYQRDGPMCMGDNQAGAPNYFPNSFSAPETQPRFVESKFHVSADVGRYNSSDDDNVTQVRAFYTEVLSGPERQRLCENMAGALKGAQLFIQKRWVQNLMAVHSDYGNRVQALLNKHNAESKETGVRVYTQGGASAVAAASKM, encoded by the exons ATGGCAGGCAACAGGGAGAAAGCAACCGATCAAATGAAAACATTCAAGCAGAATCGGGGAACTCAG AGACCAGAGGTGTTGACCACAGGGGCAGGTGTGCCAATTGGAGACAAGCTAAATGGAATGACAGCAGGCCCGCGTGGACCCCTGTTGGTTCAAGATGTGGTGTTCACCGACGAGATGGCCCACTTTGACCGGGAGCGCATTCCAGAGAGAGTGGTGCATGCCAAAGGAGCTG GAGCATTTGGTTACTTTGAAGTGACCCATGACATCAGTCGTTACTGCAAGGCCAAGGTGTTTGAGCACGTGGGCAAGACCACACCAATAGCCATCCGGTTCTCCACTGTTG CTGGAGAATCGGGATCTGCAGACACCGTGAGAGACCCACGCGGCTTCGCAGTCAAGTTCTACACTGACGAGGGCAACTGGGACTTGACGGGAAATAACACACCCATCTTTTTCATCAGGGATGCTCTTCTG TTCCCGTCCTTCATCCACTCCCAGAAGCGCAACCCCCAGACCCACCTGAAGGACCCAGACATGGTGTGGGACTTCTGGAGCCTGCGGCCCGAGTCCCTCCATCAG GTGTCATTCCTGTTCAGTGACCGTGGTCTTCCTGATGGCTTCCGACACATGAATGGCTATGGCTCACACACCTTCAAAATGGTCAATGCTGAAGGCTACCCAGTCTACTGCAAGTTCCACTTCAAG GTGGACCAGGGCATCAAAAACTTGGATCCAGCAGTGGCAGACAAACTTGCTGCCACTGATCCTGACTATGCCATCAGAGACCTCTACAACGCCATCGCCAATGGCAACTTCCCGTCCTGGACCTTCTACATCCAGGTCATGACCTTTGAGCAGGCGGAGAAGTTCCCATTCAACCCATTCGACCTGACCAAG GTCTGGTCCCACAAGGATTACCCGCTGATCCCAGTAGGGAAGATGGTCCTCAACAGAAACCCTGTCAACTACTTTGCAGAAGTGGAACAGCTGGCCTTTGATCCCAGCAACATGCCTCCAGGCATCGAGCCGAGCCCAGACAAAATGCTGCAG GGTCGGCTGTTCTcttacccagacacacacaggcaccggCTGGGTGCCAACTACCTGCAGCTGCCAGTCAACTGCCCCTTCAGGGCCCGCGTGGCCAACTACCAGAGGGACGGACCCATGTGCATGGGCGACAACCAGG CTGGAGCCCCGAACTACTTCCCCAACAGCTTCAGTGCCCCAGAGACCCAACCCCGCTTCGTGGAGTCCAAGTTTCACGTGTCCGCCGACGTGGGTCGCTACAACAGCTCTGACGATGACAACGTCACTCAG GTGCGGGCCTTCTACACCGAAGTTCTGAGTGGGCCGGAGCGCCAGCGGCTGTGCGAGAACATGGCCGGGGCCCTGAAGGGAGCGCAGCTCTTCATTCAGAAGCGCTGG GTCCAGAATTTGATGGCCGTCCACTCTGACTACGGGAACCGGGTTCAGGCCCTGCTCAACAAACACAACGCAGAGTCCAAGGAG ACTGGGGTGCGGGTGTACACCCAAGGCGGGGCATCTGCAGTAGCAGCCGCCTCAAAGATGTGA